Proteins from a single region of Apium graveolens cultivar Ventura chromosome 7, ASM990537v1, whole genome shotgun sequence:
- the LOC141673735 gene encoding uncharacterized protein LOC141673735: MSNLTKLEFTALDVTEKNYLTWILDAEIHLSAMGLGDTIKKGNKTSEQDKAKTMIFLRHRLDEGLKTEYLVVKDPTTLWKNLKERYDHQKTIILPKAHNDWLHLRLQDFKSVSEYNSVMFKITFQLKLCGENISDNDMLEKTYSTFHANNMLLQQQYRERGFTKYYKLISVLLLAEQYNKLLMKNHQARPTGSTPFPKVNVVTGNEFGQNNQFGRGRGYGFGRGRARGRGLGRG, translated from the coding sequence ATGTCGAACCTTACAAAACTTGAGTTCACCGCACTTGATGTCACCGAAAAAAATTACTTAACATGGATTTTGGATGCGGAAATTCATCTTAGCGCTATGGGTCTTGGTGACACCATTAAAAAAGGGAACAAAACTTCTGAACAAGATAAAGcaaaaactatgatattcctcCGTCACCGCCTTGATGAAGGATTGAAAACGGAATATTTGGTTGTTAAAGATCCAACAACCCTTTGGAAAAATCTGAAAGAAAGATATGATCATCAGAAAACTATCATACTTCCTAAGGCTCACAATGATTGGCTACACTTGAGGTTGCAAGATTTTAAAAGTGTAAGCGAGTATAACTCTGTAATGTTTAAGATTACTTTTCAGCTGAAATTATGTGGTGAAAATATATCTGATAATGATATGTTGGAAAAGACCTACTCCACTTTCCATGCCAATAATATGCTCCTGCAGCAGCAATATCGTGAACGAGGATTCACAAAATATTATAAGCTTATATCTGTATTGCTTCTTGCCGAGCAATATAATAAACTTTTAATGAAAAATCATCAAGCTCGTCCAACTGGTTCGACACCATTCCCTAAAGTGAATGTTGTGACTGGTAATGAATTTGGACAAAATAATCAATTTGGGCGTGGGCGTGGATATGGATTTGGACGTGGGCGTGCCCGTGGACGTGGTCTTGGACGTGGTTGA